A stretch of Syntrophaceae bacterium DNA encodes these proteins:
- a CDS encoding radical SAM protein: MDVDDLLKKTRDGATLSGEDLVFLLGLPPDSADAYRVLAEGNRVSREITGNRAEVHAQLALNLAPCPCDCLFCSFAQVNGVFTEETRLSAEEAVAYARRFEADGANAVYVMTTARYPFGLFLEVSREIRRSLKPETILVANVGDQPPERAMQIREAGYAGVYHALRLREGADTLIPPARRKESIRAFREAGLAVGTCVEPLGPEHTNEEIAEAILFTASVKPAYSGAARRIAIPGTEIARRGMINELRMAQIVAVTRLGVPRSVLGNCTHEPCTLGGLGGANLFWAESGANPRDTEEATEKGRGLSVPDCRKLFHECGWGVLDGVSRYMNGTA; the protein is encoded by the coding sequence ATGGATGTTGACGATCTGCTCAAAAAAACCCGCGACGGCGCAACCCTGTCCGGAGAGGATCTGGTTTTCCTCCTGGGCCTTCCGCCCGATTCGGCCGACGCGTACCGGGTGCTGGCGGAAGGAAACCGCGTCTCCAGGGAGATCACGGGGAACCGGGCCGAGGTGCACGCCCAGCTGGCCCTGAACCTGGCCCCCTGTCCCTGTGACTGCCTCTTCTGCTCCTTTGCCCAGGTCAACGGCGTCTTCACGGAAGAAACCCGGCTGAGCGCCGAAGAGGCGGTGGCCTATGCCCGGCGGTTCGAGGCCGACGGGGCCAACGCGGTTTACGTCATGACGACGGCCCGGTATCCCTTCGGTCTGTTTCTCGAGGTGTCCCGGGAGATCCGCCGGAGCCTGAAGCCCGAAACGATCCTGGTGGCTAACGTGGGCGACCAGCCTCCGGAACGGGCCATGCAGATCCGGGAGGCGGGATACGCCGGCGTCTATCACGCCCTCCGGCTGCGGGAGGGAGCAGACACCCTGATTCCACCAGCCAGGCGGAAGGAGAGCATCCGCGCGTTCCGGGAGGCAGGGCTTGCCGTGGGAACCTGCGTGGAGCCCCTGGGACCCGAGCACACGAACGAGGAGATCGCGGAGGCCATTCTCTTCACCGCGTCCGTCAAACCCGCTTACAGCGGCGCGGCGCGGCGCATCGCCATCCCGGGGACGGAAATCGCCCGGCGTGGCATGATCAATGAACTCAGGATGGCTCAGATCGTCGCTGTAACAAGGCTTGGCGTTCCCCGGTCGGTTCTGGGCAACTGCACCCACGAGCCCTGCACGCTGGGCGGTCTCGGCGGGGCGAATCTCTTCTGGGCCGAGTCGGGGGCAAACCCCCGGGACACCGAGGAGGCGACGGAGAAAGGCCGGGGCCTGTCGGTTCCGGACTGTCGGAAACTGTTCCATGAATGCGGCTGGGGTGTCCTTGACGGCGTCTCGCGCTATATGAACGGAACCGCCTGA
- a CDS encoding 2-methylcitrate dehydratase, with amino-acid sequence MLEEKLAAHVAKTAFSEMDEQRVHILKRNILDSYAGICLSLKDVDMLKKFDTMTSLTPTEKGLAVWGLHRKANTSNAVFMNTILGRRSDLVNTYLPPNGMGGCHPSDNVSLVLSMADWLKKSGKEVLSLTHVAYLLSCSFTDYYHPEENSYDHDAPSLFYLSLTIGCAMGLSVAQLTEAQRIAGMLGLDINQAAMGEVTDWKHCTYASCAMRALHAVKMAYAGFEGPRNIYEGEAGINRFLPHSGSILDPTPDLESIVFKRWPALVFCQTPIDAAVEIAGRIDDPEAIDRVLVHTYKKAIEEADGETAYRPVSRAGRTHSLPYCVAAALVKKTIEYEYFNDDFLEKEKAVARLIPKIAVAEDAHMTRTYPDGSPCRIAVTLKNGETIRLSRDFPRGDPHEPLTDREIEEKVERSMSHLASRDEVRSIIGRVWELEREDSVDWLVAPLKQRILKTDGREDP; translated from the coding sequence ATGCTGGAGGAGAAGCTTGCCGCCCATGTCGCAAAGACCGCATTTTCAGAAATGGACGAACAAAGGGTCCATATCCTCAAGCGGAACATTCTCGATTCCTATGCGGGAATCTGCCTGTCCCTCAAGGATGTCGACATGCTCAAAAAATTCGACACCATGACCTCCCTGACCCCTACGGAGAAAGGGCTGGCCGTCTGGGGACTTCACCGCAAGGCGAACACGTCGAATGCCGTTTTCATGAATACGATCCTGGGGCGCCGCAGCGACCTGGTCAATACGTATCTTCCTCCGAACGGAATGGGGGGGTGCCACCCGTCGGACAACGTGTCGCTTGTCCTCTCCATGGCGGACTGGCTGAAGAAGAGCGGGAAGGAAGTCCTCTCCCTGACGCATGTCGCCTATCTTCTGTCGTGCTCCTTCACGGATTATTATCACCCCGAGGAAAACAGCTACGATCACGACGCCCCGTCGCTCTTTTACCTTTCCCTGACCATCGGATGCGCCATGGGCCTGTCCGTCGCCCAACTGACGGAGGCGCAGCGGATCGCCGGCATGCTGGGGCTGGACATCAACCAGGCCGCCATGGGTGAGGTCACGGACTGGAAGCACTGCACGTACGCATCCTGCGCCATGCGCGCACTCCATGCCGTCAAGATGGCCTACGCCGGCTTCGAGGGGCCGAGAAACATCTACGAGGGCGAGGCGGGGATCAACCGGTTCCTTCCCCATTCTGGGTCCATCCTGGATCCTACGCCCGACCTGGAATCCATTGTCTTCAAGCGCTGGCCGGCGCTCGTTTTCTGCCAGACGCCCATCGACGCGGCCGTTGAAATCGCCGGACGGATCGACGATCCGGAGGCGATCGACCGGGTTCTGGTCCACACATACAAAAAAGCGATCGAGGAGGCGGACGGCGAAACCGCCTATCGGCCTGTGAGCCGGGCCGGCCGTACCCATTCGCTTCCCTATTGCGTGGCGGCGGCGCTCGTGAAGAAAACCATCGAGTATGAATATTTCAATGACGACTTCCTCGAAAAGGAAAAGGCTGTGGCCCGTCTGATCCCGAAGATCGCCGTGGCCGAAGACGCCCACATGACCCGGACCTATCCCGATGGCTCGCCCTGCCGGATTGCGGTGACGCTGAAAAACGGGGAGACGATCCGCCTCAGCCGCGATTTCCCCCGCGGGGATCCCCACGAGCCGTTGACGGACCGGGAGATCGAGGAGAAGGTGGAAAGGAGCATGTCCCACCTCGCGAGCCGGGATGAAGTCCGCTCCATCATCGGACGGGTCTGGGAACTGGAGAGGGAGGACTCCGTCGACTGGCTGGTGGCGCCCCTGAAACAGCGTATTCTGAAAACAGACGGGAGGGAGGATCCATGA
- a CDS encoding bacterioferritin — protein sequence MAQGSKEQRRKKVIEVLNKARSMELMAIHQYMNQHYNLDDMDYGELAAKIKLIAIDEMRHAEMFAERIKELGGEPTTDLAAKVQKGQKVEAVFPFNSNLEDDTIDAYNQFILVCRENGDSISMKLFETINDEEQIHFNYFDNVSDHLKKLGAAYLAQIAGTPADTGPPSKGFATGPAA from the coding sequence ATGGCACAGGGCAGCAAGGAACAGCGCAGGAAGAAGGTCATCGAAGTCCTGAACAAGGCACGGTCCATGGAGCTGATGGCCATCCACCAGTATATGAACCAGCACTATAACCTGGACGACATGGACTACGGGGAACTGGCGGCCAAGATCAAGCTGATCGCCATCGACGAGATGCGCCACGCCGAGATGTTCGCGGAGCGGATCAAGGAACTGGGCGGGGAGCCGACGACAGATCTTGCCGCCAAGGTGCAGAAAGGCCAGAAGGTGGAGGCTGTGTTCCCGTTCAACTCCAACCTGGAGGACGACACGATCGACGCCTACAACCAGTTCATCCTGGTATGCCGGGAAAACGGGGACAGCATCAGCATGAAGCTCTTCGAGACCATCAACGACGAAGAGCAGATTCATTTCAACTATTTCGACAATGTCAGCGATCACTTGAAGAAGCTCGGCGCTGCCTACCTCGCCCAGATCGCGGGAACACCGGCCGACACAGGCCCCCCGTCCAAGGGCTTTGCAACCGGTCCGGCCGCATAA
- a CDS encoding PAS domain S-box protein encodes MDDSVDGHSDETTRKKTANSGKAADVASSDLQALVHRLEQEIAERRRAENALRESEELYRRAFEQSNDGIVITQNGRYVFVNQPFLRTVGRRMEDLLDKTLGAFVHPDDRERLADYTRRRRVGEPAPSNYGLRIIKPDGTLVHVDINVIEVVYRGEKAFLGYLRDITEKKRADERLRESEDRYRRLVQFAPAGIYQVDFQSRRFIDVNDVMCHYTGYTREEFLALDPLQIIAEDSLELFLKRAADIMAGIPISDKVEYKVRGKNGREFWVLLHNSFFHEGGKPVVSTVIVHDITERRQAEQALRDSEERYRTLVETSPDSILLYSLTGEILTASGQTAAMYGASSTAQFMKEVRTVFDLLTDEGREKAAANFSRTLAKGHSEKNEYRIRLRDGSQIDAEINSSLVRDASGEPQAFISVVRDITDRKRAEEERDRLQMQLLQAQKMESVGRLAGGVAHDFNNILAAIMGYAEMSLLLATPGTKVHQNLQEILKAAGRSADLTGQLLAFARRQVTSPKVLNLNDTVGGMLKMLRRLIGEDIDLAWIPGHDLWSVKIDASQVDQMLANLLVNARDAISGAGRVTIETRNVEVDEGFIARHGEFSPGDYVLLSVSDTGCGIDRETLEHVFEPFFTTKEVGKGTGLGLAMVFGIVRQNEGFIHAYSEPRQGTTFRIYLPRVASARPEQSQPGEAVIPRRGEETILLAEDDEAVLTLTRSVLEALGYRVITAGSPDRAIQVVGESEETIHLLLTDVVMPGMNGRDLAERLVSLRPGLKCLFMSGYPADVIAHHGILEEGIHFVQKPFSIQALSEAVRRVLDEG; translated from the coding sequence TTGGACGATTCCGTTGACGGGCATTCCGACGAGACGACTCGTAAAAAGACCGCGAATTCCGGGAAAGCTGCGGATGTGGCCTCGTCCGACCTGCAGGCGCTCGTTCACAGGCTGGAGCAGGAGATCGCCGAGCGAAGGCGTGCCGAGAATGCGCTCCGGGAGAGCGAGGAGCTGTACCGCCGGGCCTTCGAACAATCGAATGACGGCATCGTCATTACCCAGAACGGCCGCTATGTTTTCGTCAATCAGCCCTTTCTCCGGACCGTCGGCCGTCGCATGGAGGATCTCCTCGACAAGACCCTGGGGGCTTTCGTCCACCCCGACGACCGGGAAAGGCTTGCCGATTATACCCGGAGGCGGCGGGTCGGGGAACCGGCCCCGTCCAACTACGGGCTTCGGATCATCAAGCCGGACGGGACGCTGGTGCACGTGGACATCAACGTCATCGAGGTTGTCTACCGGGGAGAAAAGGCATTCCTGGGTTATCTTCGTGACATTACGGAAAAAAAGAGAGCCGATGAGCGGCTCCGGGAAAGTGAGGATAGATACCGCCGCCTGGTTCAATTTGCACCGGCCGGGATCTATCAGGTTGATTTCCAGTCGCGACGGTTCATCGATGTCAATGACGTCATGTGCCATTACACGGGTTATACGAGGGAAGAATTTCTCGCCCTGGACCCGCTCCAGATCATAGCCGAGGATTCCCTGGAACTCTTCCTGAAAAGGGCAGCCGACATCATGGCGGGAATCCCGATCTCCGATAAGGTGGAATACAAGGTCCGGGGCAAGAACGGCCGGGAATTCTGGGTCCTGCTTCACAACAGCTTCTTTCATGAAGGGGGGAAACCCGTCGTCTCCACGGTGATCGTCCACGACATCACGGAACGGAGGCAGGCGGAGCAGGCCCTTCGGGACAGCGAGGAACGCTACCGCACCCTGGTCGAGACGTCGCCCGATTCCATCCTCCTGTATTCGTTGACCGGAGAGATCCTCACTGCAAGCGGCCAGACTGCTGCAATGTATGGTGCGTCGAGCACAGCGCAATTTATGAAAGAAGTCAGGACGGTCTTCGATCTCCTGACGGATGAAGGCCGTGAGAAGGCAGCGGCAAACTTCAGCCGTACGCTGGCAAAGGGGCATTCGGAGAAAAACGAGTACCGCATCCGGCTCCGCGACGGGAGCCAGATCGACGCGGAGATCAACTCATCCCTGGTCCGGGACGCCTCCGGGGAGCCGCAGGCCTTCATCAGCGTGGTCCGTGACATCACGGACCGCAAGCGGGCTGAGGAGGAGCGGGACCGGCTCCAGATGCAGCTTCTCCAGGCGCAGAAAATGGAATCGGTGGGCCGCCTGGCGGGAGGGGTGGCCCACGACTTCAACAACATCCTTGCCGCGATCATGGGGTACGCGGAGATGTCCCTGCTCTTGGCCACGCCGGGAACGAAGGTGCACCAGAACCTGCAGGAGATCCTCAAGGCCGCCGGACGGTCGGCGGATCTTACCGGACAGCTCCTGGCCTTCGCCCGCCGGCAGGTGACGAGCCCGAAGGTGTTGAACCTGAACGACACCGTCGGCGGCATGCTGAAGATGCTTCGACGTCTCATCGGAGAGGACATCGATCTGGCCTGGATTCCGGGCCACGATCTCTGGAGTGTGAAGATCGACGCTTCCCAGGTCGATCAGATGCTGGCCAACCTGCTGGTCAATGCCCGGGATGCCATCTCCGGGGCGGGCCGGGTAACCATCGAGACGCGCAATGTGGAAGTGGACGAGGGCTTTATTGCCCGCCATGGAGAGTTTTCCCCCGGCGACTACGTGCTTCTTTCCGTCAGTGATACCGGGTGCGGTATCGACCGGGAGACTCTGGAGCACGTCTTCGAGCCGTTTTTTACGACCAAGGAGGTCGGAAAGGGAACGGGCTTGGGGCTGGCCATGGTTTTCGGGATCGTCCGGCAGAACGAGGGATTCATCCACGCCTACAGCGAACCGCGGCAGGGCACGACCTTCCGGATCTATCTGCCCCGGGTTGCGTCCGCCCGGCCCGAGCAGTCTCAGCCGGGTGAGGCCGTGATACCACGGCGGGGCGAGGAGACGATCCTGCTCGCGGAAGACGACGAGGCCGTTCTCACACTGACCCGGAGCGTGCTCGAGGCCCTGGGCTATCGGGTCATAACGGCCGGTTCGCCGGACCGGGCGATCCAGGTGGTCGGGGAGTCCGAGGAAACCATCCATTTGCTCCTGACCGATGTGGTCATGCCGGGGATGAATGGAAGAGACCTGGCCGAGCGCCTGGTTTCCCTCCGTCCCGGCCTGAAGTGCCTGTTCATGTCGGGCTATCCGGCCGATGTCATCGCCCACCATGGAATTCTGGAAGAGGGCATTCACTTTGTCCAGAAACCGTTTTCGATCCAGGCTCTCTCCGAGGCGGTCCGCCGGGTCCTCGACGAGGGATGA
- a CDS encoding cysteine hydrolase, protein MKRVLLLIDIQNDYFPGGRMELAGSVEAGEKAGLLLAAFRSRDLPIVHIQHVSIRPGASFFLPDTEGVQVHASVRPREGETLFQKHYPNSFRETPLSEHLRRIGTDRLIVAGMMTHMCVDSTVRAAFDLGFACSLAHDACATRSLSFGNVAVPAELVHASHVAALHGIFCQAAAAEDLLAGL, encoded by the coding sequence ATGAAAAGAGTCCTGCTGTTGATCGACATTCAGAACGATTACTTTCCCGGCGGCAGGATGGAGCTGGCCGGGAGCGTCGAGGCCGGAGAAAAAGCCGGGCTTCTTCTTGCGGCTTTCCGGAGCCGGGACCTCCCGATAGTCCACATCCAGCATGTGTCGATCCGTCCGGGGGCATCGTTTTTTCTGCCCGACACGGAAGGTGTGCAGGTTCATGCCTCCGTCCGACCACGGGAGGGAGAGACGCTCTTTCAGAAGCATTATCCCAACAGCTTCCGGGAGACCCCCCTGTCGGAGCATCTGCGCCGGATCGGGACCGATCGGCTCATCGTCGCCGGAATGATGACCCACATGTGCGTCGATTCCACCGTGCGGGCCGCCTTCGACCTGGGCTTTGCCTGCAGCCTGGCCCACGACGCCTGCGCCACGCGGAGCCTGTCCTTCGGGAACGTCGCAGTGCCTGCAGAGCTGGTCCATGCCTCCCATGTCGCGGCGCTGCACGGAATCTTTTGCCAGGCCGCCGCCGCGGAAGATCTGCTGGCCGGTCTCTAA
- a CDS encoding arabinose ABC transporter substrate-binding protein translates to MKRVLVSLTVWLCVLSIVSSVSAAERIKIGFIVKQPDESWFQDEWKYADQAGRQFGFDVIKIGGTDGEKVLNGIDNLATQGAKGFIICTPDVKLGPAILARARAHRLKLMSVDDRFIGPKGAVMEDVHHVGISAYNIGSLAGWTIISEAKGRGWNLKNVGFLRMSFDSLPTIKERTEGATAALVAAGVPKARIFDSPMKTLDVEGSFNAANITITKHPDITLWVVAGGNDNSILGAIRALEGHGFGADRAIGVGINGTEAVAEFQKKNKTAFTASILLNARQHGYDTARTMFFWIRDGKEPPKITWTAGTVMTRKNYKNLMGLK, encoded by the coding sequence ATGAAAAGAGTGCTGGTTTCTCTGACCGTATGGCTTTGCGTGTTGTCGATTGTCTCCTCCGTCTCCGCCGCCGAGCGCATCAAAATCGGCTTCATCGTCAAGCAGCCCGATGAATCCTGGTTCCAGGACGAATGGAAATATGCCGACCAGGCGGGCCGGCAGTTCGGTTTCGACGTCATCAAGATCGGCGGAACCGACGGGGAAAAGGTCCTGAACGGAATCGACAACCTGGCGACCCAGGGCGCGAAGGGCTTCATCATCTGCACCCCCGATGTGAAACTGGGTCCGGCCATCTTGGCCAGGGCCCGGGCGCACCGCCTGAAGCTGATGAGTGTCGACGACCGCTTCATCGGCCCGAAGGGGGCTGTCATGGAAGACGTCCATCATGTCGGGATCTCCGCCTACAACATCGGCTCGCTGGCCGGCTGGACGATCATCAGCGAGGCGAAGGGACGAGGCTGGAACCTGAAAAACGTGGGCTTCCTCCGGATGAGCTTCGATTCTCTGCCCACCATCAAGGAGCGAACGGAAGGAGCCACCGCCGCGCTTGTCGCCGCCGGTGTTCCGAAAGCGCGCATCTTCGATTCACCCATGAAGACCCTCGACGTCGAAGGGAGCTTCAATGCCGCAAACATCACCATCACCAAACATCCGGACATCACCCTCTGGGTCGTGGCGGGGGGAAACGACAACTCCATCCTGGGAGCGATTCGAGCCCTGGAAGGACACGGGTTCGGCGCCGACAGGGCGATCGGAGTCGGGATCAACGGAACCGAGGCGGTCGCGGAGTTCCAGAAGAAGAACAAAACGGCCTTCACAGCATCCATCCTTCTGAACGCCAGGCAGCACGGCTACGACACGGCCAGAACCATGTTCTTCTGGATCCGGGACGGGAAGGAGCCCCCGAAAATCACCTGGACGGCGGGCACCGTCATGACGCGCAAGAACTACAAAAACCTGATGGGTCTCAAGTAG
- a CDS encoding NAD(P)H-dependent oxidoreductase: MKILLVLGHPDPGSFNHAVAAAARAALEEGGHDVVFHDLWAEGFDPLLPAAEIATTAVLPEPIRRHCDELRSADGIVIVHPNWWGQPPAILKGWVDRVVRPGVAYRFEEGDSGEGVPVGLLKAKAAVVFNTSNTVEDRERAVFGDPLEALWRRCIFDLCGIRNFHRRTFRVVVTSTLDERRAWLEEAKTICRRVFREGE; the protein is encoded by the coding sequence ATGAAAATCCTGCTTGTCCTTGGTCATCCCGATCCCGGGAGTTTCAATCATGCCGTTGCCGCCGCCGCACGGGCGGCTCTGGAGGAAGGCGGCCATGACGTCGTCTTCCACGACCTGTGGGCGGAGGGCTTCGATCCCCTGCTGCCCGCAGCAGAGATCGCCACGACGGCGGTCCTTCCGGAGCCGATCCGGCGGCACTGCGATGAGCTCCGGTCCGCCGACGGGATTGTCATCGTCCATCCCAACTGGTGGGGACAGCCGCCGGCGATTCTGAAAGGATGGGTCGACCGGGTCGTCCGCCCCGGCGTGGCCTACCGGTTCGAGGAGGGAGACAGCGGAGAGGGGGTCCCCGTGGGCCTGTTGAAGGCGAAGGCAGCCGTCGTGTTCAACACCTCGAATACGGTCGAGGACCGGGAGCGGGCCGTCTTCGGCGATCCCCTGGAGGCCCTGTGGAGGCGCTGCATCTTCGACCTCTGCGGCATCCGGAATTTCCACCGGAGAACGTTCCGCGTCGTGGTCACGAGCACGCTCGATGAGAGGCGGGCCTGGCTGGAGGAGGCGAAGACGATTTGCCGCCGCGTCTTCCGGGAGGGCGAATAA
- a CDS encoding DUF2238 domain-containing protein produces the protein MSDLKLRVAAGLFVFAALIVSGLDPYDRATWLMEVAPVLMAAPILLATHRRFPLTSLLFFLLCAHALVLILGGAYTYARVPLGAWFQEFLDLNRNPYDKLGHFMQGFVPALLVREVLLRGRFVRGKGMAAFLSVCVALAFSAVYELIEWWAALALGQGADEFLGTQGDPWDTQSDMFFALIGSTMAMLTLSSFHDRQIGFLEQEVDGEARRKG, from the coding sequence ATGAGCGATCTGAAACTGCGTGTTGCCGCCGGGCTGTTCGTCTTCGCCGCGCTGATTGTCTCCGGGCTCGATCCCTACGACCGCGCCACCTGGCTCATGGAAGTCGCCCCCGTTCTGATGGCGGCGCCGATTCTGCTCGCAACGCACCGCCGCTTTCCCCTGACCTCCCTGCTTTTCTTCCTGCTCTGCGCCCATGCGCTGGTCCTGATCCTGGGCGGCGCGTACACATACGCGCGGGTTCCCCTGGGGGCCTGGTTCCAGGAGTTCTTAGACTTGAACAGAAACCCTTACGACAAGCTCGGCCATTTCATGCAGGGATTCGTTCCCGCGCTCCTGGTGAGGGAGGTCCTGCTCCGGGGCCGGTTCGTGAGGGGAAAGGGCATGGCTGCGTTCCTGTCGGTCTGTGTCGCCCTGGCTTTCAGCGCCGTCTATGAGCTGATCGAGTGGTGGGCGGCCCTCGCCCTGGGGCAGGGGGCTGATGAGTTCCTGGGGACCCAGGGCGACCCCTGGGATACCCAGTCGGACATGTTTTTCGCGCTGATCGGCTCGACCATGGCAATGCTCACCCTGTCCTCTTTCCACGACCGGCAGATCGGCTTTCTGGAACAGGAGGTTGACGGGGAGGCCCGGCGGAAGGGCTGA
- a CDS encoding PaaI family thioesterase: MTLEEQINQVLAELLPGHLGIRIEKASTEEVVGSLAVEEQLCTYGGILHGGSVMALADTLGGVGAFLNLPPGTRTSTVESKTNFVRAAKIGTKVTATSRLVHKGRTLVLWQTEVRDPEGNLLALVSQSQMVVPD; encoded by the coding sequence ATGACACTGGAAGAACAGATCAACCAGGTTCTGGCGGAGCTCCTGCCGGGCCATCTCGGCATCCGGATCGAGAAAGCCTCAACAGAGGAAGTGGTGGGTTCGCTAGCCGTCGAGGAACAACTGTGCACGTATGGCGGCATCCTCCACGGCGGCTCCGTCATGGCCCTGGCGGATACGCTGGGCGGCGTCGGGGCCTTCCTGAACCTTCCCCCCGGGACACGGACCTCGACGGTGGAATCCAAGACGAACTTCGTCCGGGCCGCGAAGATCGGGACGAAGGTGACGGCGACGAGCCGGCTGGTCCACAAGGGACGGACCCTCGTGCTCTGGCAGACGGAGGTGCGGGACCCGGAAGGAAACCTGTTGGCCCTGGTTTCCCAGTCGCAGATGGTTGTCCCGGACTGA
- a CDS encoding nuclear transport factor 2 family protein, with the protein MKKPAIGSVADIEKFFKAFNGRDWETVFQFVRDDCVWEASEKRLEGRQDMIAYWTRDHVSFRETLGMPEKVVFGDRTVYLQVKIRLDFLADGLFFGKSYRKGETLDFSCADFYELDEDGKIGAGRVFTRFNP; encoded by the coding sequence ATGAAGAAGCCCGCAATCGGGTCGGTGGCCGACATCGAGAAATTTTTCAAGGCCTTTAACGGACGAGACTGGGAAACGGTGTTTCAGTTCGTCCGTGACGACTGCGTCTGGGAGGCGTCGGAAAAGCGCCTGGAAGGCAGGCAAGACATGATTGCTTACTGGACGCGGGACCATGTCTCCTTCCGGGAAACCCTGGGCATGCCGGAAAAGGTTGTATTCGGTGATCGGACGGTTTATCTTCAGGTAAAAATTCGCCTGGATTTCCTGGCGGACGGTCTTTTTTTCGGGAAGTCTTACCGGAAAGGGGAGACGCTGGACTTTTCCTGCGCCGATTTCTACGAGTTAGACGAGGACGGGAAAATCGGGGCCGGCCGCGTTTTTACCCGGTTCAATCCCTGA
- a CDS encoding acyltransferase — protein MNRRIEWIEIARTGCMLLVVLSHVLDIFLFHGGEAAQPRELAFLCFSRFAVPLFFIISGFLLRIEFDRSPGPVRYGEFLRHKVATVLAPFFVWNAIYLVFARVLMGWPLFSGSALFAFLTGFVHLYFVFVLFQFFLLYPLLHRHLQGRGLNRALMVSIVLSLGFYAVSEYALWVSGISEPTFEWHYGKLFFGWSAFFMTGVWLGARPDRVELLAGHTLSLFVLGSVLLVPYYYETSRQLEVFHVYGRGYFLLSGFPFHLAGALFMIGLFRNVERSFRKGRILNYLIRSGVDTFEIYIVHYLFLLLLVAAWTGLGLPKALAVKIPILFLCVWLLSHGFAALRRRPSLAGAGKLFFGHRD, from the coding sequence TTGAACAGGCGGATCGAGTGGATTGAAATCGCCAGAACCGGCTGCATGCTGCTTGTCGTCCTCAGTCATGTACTGGACATTTTTCTCTTCCACGGCGGTGAAGCGGCACAGCCACGGGAACTGGCCTTCCTCTGTTTCTCGCGCTTTGCGGTGCCCCTGTTCTTCATCATTTCCGGCTTCCTGCTCCGGATCGAGTTCGATCGCTCTCCGGGGCCGGTCCGGTACGGCGAATTTCTCCGGCACAAGGTTGCCACGGTCCTGGCGCCGTTTTTTGTCTGGAATGCGATTTACCTGGTCTTTGCCAGGGTGCTCATGGGCTGGCCCCTGTTCTCGGGGAGCGCGCTGTTTGCCTTCCTGACTGGTTTCGTCCACCTGTATTTCGTCTTTGTCCTGTTCCAGTTTTTCCTTCTGTATCCGCTCCTGCACCGGCATCTCCAGGGCCGAGGCCTGAACCGGGCCCTCATGGTCTCCATCGTCCTGTCCCTGGGGTTTTATGCGGTTTCGGAGTACGCCCTCTGGGTGTCCGGCATCTCCGAGCCGACCTTCGAGTGGCATTACGGAAAACTTTTTTTCGGGTGGAGCGCCTTCTTCATGACCGGCGTCTGGCTGGGAGCCCGGCCGGACCGGGTCGAGCTTCTGGCCGGGCATACGCTCTCGCTCTTCGTTCTCGGTTCGGTTCTCCTGGTGCCGTATTATTATGAAACGTCCCGGCAGCTGGAGGTTTTTCACGTCTACGGCCGGGGATATTTTCTCCTCTCCGGCTTTCCCTTCCATCTGGCGGGCGCCCTCTTCATGATCGGGCTGTTCCGGAACGTCGAGCGGTCGTTCCGGAAAGGGCGCATCCTGAACTATCTGATCCGGAGCGGCGTGGACACCTTCGAGATCTACATCGTGCATTACCTGTTCCTGCTCCTGCTCGTGGCCGCGTGGACGGGTCTCGGCCTGCCGAAGGCCCTGGCGGTGAAGATTCCCATTCTTTTCCTCTGCGTGTGGCTCCTGTCGCACGGGTTCGCCGCACTTCGCCGGCGGCCGTCCCTGGCCGGGGCGGGAAAGCTGTTTTTCGGCCACAGGGACTGA